GGACAGGTGAGGAACCCAccttgggatattttgggtcACCTGGACAGGTGAAGGACCCACCTTGGGTTattttgggtcacctgtccAGGTGAGGAACCCACCCTCACCCCACCCCTCCCCACCTTAACCCCCCCCCtcaccccctcccctccccccaggTACCCCCAACATCCTCCCACCCCACCATGGCCGCCCTGCCCGCCTCCCCCTTCCCGTGGGACCACACCTGGAACTACACCTGGAACGACACCTGGAGCAGCTACAACTTCACCTACGACGACTTTCTGGACCTGGGCCCCGCCGAAATCCCGCCGGGCCACCGGCTGGCGCTGGCCCTCTACGCCGCCATCTTCCTGCTGGGCGTGCCGGGCAACGGCGCCGTGCTCTGGGTGACGGCGGCCGAGCTGCGCCGGACGGTCAACGGCGTCTGGTTCTCCCACCTGGCCTTGGCCGACCTCCTCagctgcctggccctgcccttCCTGGCCTTGCCCTTGACCGCCGACCACCACTGGCCGCTGGGCGGCGTGGCCTGCAAGGTGCTGCCGTCCCTGACGGTGCTGGCCATGTTCGCCAGCGTCCTGCTGCTGACGGCCATCAGCGCCGACCGCTACGCGCTGGTGGCTCGCCCGGTGTGGTGCCACAACCGCCGCACGCCCGCCTTGGCCAACGCGGCGTGCGCCGGCGCTTGGGCCTTGGCCGCCGCCTTGACCGCGCCGTCCTTCGCCTTCCGCGCCGTCCGGCTGGACCATTTCTCGGCCAAAGCCACCTGCGTGCTGTCCTACGCCGCCGTCCGGCAGCACCAGCGCGCCGCCGAGCTGGCCACCGCCCTGGCCCGCTTCCTCTGCGGCTTCCTGGCGCCGTTCGCCGTCATCTCGGCGTGTTACGGGCTCCTCCTGCGCCGGGTGCGGCAGAGGGGGTTGGGGAGGTCGCCGCGGGCCACCAGGAcggtgctggtggtggtggtcAGTTTTTTCGTCTGTTGGTTGCCGTACCACGTGGTGGGGTTGGTGCTGGCGGCCGGCGCGCCGGGCACGGCGGCGTTCCGCGGCGCTCAGGCCGCGGACCCGGCGGTGGCGGGGTTGGCGTACGTCAACGGGTGCGTGAATCCCGTCATCTACCTGGCCATGGGGCGGGGCCTGGGGAGGGTGAGGCGCTCGTGGAGGGCGTTGCTGAGGGGGGTGCTGAGCGACGACCCCACGAGCGCGGCCGGGGACGGCAGGGGACGGAGCGTGGCCACGGCGGAGGAGCAGAGCGAGGGCACGGCGGTGTGAGGGGGGCGTGGGGTTGTGGTCATGGTCGTGGTCATGGTCATGGTCATCATGGTTATGGTCATTGTCATGGTCATCATCATGGTCATCGTCATTGTCATGGTCATTGTCATCATGGTTATGGTCATTGTCATGGTCATGGTCGTTGTGATGGTCATCATTGTCATGGTCATTGTCATCGTTGTCATGGTCATTGTCATCATGGTTATGGTCATGGTATTGTCATCATGGTCATGGTCATCATGGTGTTGTCATCATGGTCATGGTCATTGTCATAATGGTCATggtcatcatcatcatcatcatggtCATGGTCATCATGGTCATTGTCATCATCATTATCGTCATTGTCTCCTCATTGTCATCATGGTCATGGTCATTGTCATGGTCATTGTCATGGTCATTGTCATGGTCATGGCCATGGTCATCATCATGGTCATGGTCATTGTGATGGTCATCGTCATGGTCATTGTCATCATGGTTATGGTCATCGTCATGGTCATTTTGATGGTCATCATTGTCATGGTCATGGTTATGGTCATTGTCATGGTCATTGTCATCATGGTCATTGTCACGGTCATGATCATGGTCATCATGGTCATGATCATTGCTGTCATGGTCATTGTTGTCATTGCCATGGTCATGGTCATTGTCATCATGGTTATGGTCATGGTCATTGTCATTGCCATGGTCATGGTCATTGTTATCATGGTTATGGTCATGGTCATTGTCATTGCCATGGTCATGGTCATTGTTATCATGGTTATGGTCATGGTCATTGTCATTGCCATGGTCATGGTCATTGTTATCATGGTTATGGTCATGGTCATtttcattgtcattgtcatggTCACGGTCATGGTCATTGTAATGGTCACggtcatcatcatcatcatggtCATGGTATTGTCATGGTCATCATGGTCATGGTCATGGTTGTAATGGTCATGGTCATGGTCATGGTCATGGTCATCATGGTCATGGTCATGGTCATGGTCATCATCCTCATTGTCATGGTCATTGTCATGGTTATGGTCATCATTGCCATTCATAATCATCACGATGGTCATTGTCATGGTTATGGTGATGGTCGTTGTCATGGTCATGGTCATGGTCATCATTGTCATGGTTATTGTCATTGCCATGGTTATTGTCATCATGATAGTCACGGTCATCATCATCTTGATGGTCACAGTCATTGCCATTGCCATGGTCATGGTCATCATGGTCATTGTCATGGTTATGGTCATGGTCATCATTGTCATGGTCATTGTCATCATGGTCATGGTCATGGTTCGGTCATTGTCATAGTCTTGGTCATGGTTATGGTCATTAGTGTTATGGTCATGGTCATCATCATGGTCATCGTCATTGTCATGGTTTTGGTCATGGTCATTGTCATCATGGTCATTGTCATGGTTTGGTCATTGTCATGGTTTTGGTCGTGGTCATAGTCATCACTGTCATCATCAGCGTCATCATAATCATCATGGTCTTCATCACTGTCATCATGGTCATTGTCATCATCATCGTTATCGTCATTGTGTCATCATTGTCTCATCCTTGTCGTCATCTTCGTTGTCATTGTCATCGTCATactcatcatcatcatcatcatgatCATGGTCATCGTTGTCATTGCCATCATCGTCATCGTCATCATCGTCATGGTCATTGTTGTCCTCATTGTCATggtcatcatcatcatcatcatggtCATGGTCGTCATGGTCATTGTCATCATCATTATCGTCATTGTGTCATCATTGTCTCATCCTTGTCGTCATCTTCGTTGTCATTGTCATCGTCATactcatcatcatcatcatcatcatggtCATCGTCATcgccatcatcatcatcatggtCATGGTTGTTGTCCTCATTGTCATggtcatcatcatcatcatcatcatcatggtCATGGTCATTGTCATAATGGTCATGgtcatcaccatcatcatcatggTCATTGTCATTATggtcatcatcatcaccatcatcattgtcattgtcattgtcatcatcatcatcatcatcatggtCATGGTCATTGTCATAATGGTCATCATCATTGTtttgtcatcatcatcatcatcattgtTGTCATTGACATCATCATTGTCATCATCATGGTCATCAAGGTCGTCATGGTCATCGTCATTGTCTCCTtgtcattatcatcatcatcatcatggtcattgtcattgtcatcgtcatcttcatcatcatcgtcatcatcatcatcgtcatTGTCATTATCATCATcttcattgtcattgtcatcgTTGTCGTCATCTTCATCATcgtcattgtcattgtcatcatcctcatcatcctcatcacGATCGTTGTCATCGTCATTGTCGTTGTTGTCGTTGTCATTGTCGTCGTTTTGGGCTGAGGGCGGGGGGATGggcagctcttcctcctcctcctcctcctcctcctcctcctcctcctcctcctcttcctcctcctcctcctcctcctcttcctcctcctcctcttcctcctcctcctcctcctcctcctcctcttcctcctcctcctcctcctcctcttcctcctcctcctcctcctcctcctcctcctcctcctcctcctcctcctcctcttcctcctcctcctcctcctcttcctcttcctcctcctcttcctcctcctcctcctcttcctcctcctcctcttcctcttcctcctcctcttcctcctcctcttcctcctcctcctcctcttcctcctcctcctcttcctcaatTCCTCCttatcttcctcttcctcctcctcttcatcacctcctcctcctcatcctcttcttcatcaccctctcttcttcctcctcatcttcctcttcatcatcaccccgtcctcctcctcctcctcttcttcatcatcccctcattttcctcatcttcctcctcatcctcatcttcatcaccctctcttcctcctcctcaccttcatcaccccctcctcctcttcctcctcatcttcctcttcatcATCACCCCTCCTTCTCATATTCTTCTTCACCAccccctcttcttcctcctcctcctcatcccctcctcttcctcatcttcctcctcctcctcttcttcatcccctcctcttcctcatcttcctcctcctcttcttattcatcccctcctcctcctcctcccctccttttcctcctcatcttcctccttctccttttcttcttcctctccttcatcacattctcctcctcctcacctgaggtccctctgtccccctgtccctctgtccctctgtccctctgtccctctgtccttctgtctctctgtcctttgtccccctgtccctctgtcctctgtccctctgtccctctgtccttctgtctctctgtcctttgtccccctgtccctctgtccctctgtccctctgtccttctATCTCTCTGTCctctgtccctttgtccccctgtccctctgtccctctgtccctctgtccccctgtccccaaatgtccccctgtccctctgtccctctgtcctaTGCCCCTGTCCCTCtatccctctgtccctctcctgtccccctgtccccctgtccctctgtccctctgtccctctcctgtcTCCCTaccctctgtccccctgtccctctgtccccctgtcctttgtccctctgtcccctgtccctctgtccccctgtccccctgtccctctgtccctctgttccccctctgtccctctgtccccaaatgtccccctgtccctctgtcccctgtcctttgtccctctgtcccctgtccatctgtccatctgtcccctgtccctctgtccccctgtccctctgtccctctgtccccctgtcccctgtccctctgtcc
This sequence is a window from Oenanthe melanoleuca isolate GR-GAL-2019-014 chromosome 25, OMel1.0, whole genome shotgun sequence. Protein-coding genes within it:
- the C5AR1 gene encoding C5a anaphylatoxin chemotactic receptor 1; this encodes MAALPASPFPWDHTWNYTWNDTWSSYNFTYDDFLDLGPAEIPPGHRLALALYAAIFLLGVPGNGAVLWVTAAELRRTVNGVWFSHLALADLLSCLALPFLALPLTADHHWPLGGVACKVLPSLTVLAMFASVLLLTAISADRYALVARPVWCHNRRTPALANAACAGAWALAAALTAPSFAFRAVRLDHFSAKATCVLSYAAVRQHQRAAELATALARFLCGFLAPFAVISACYGLLLRRVRQRGLGRSPRATRTVLVVVVSFFVCWLPYHVVGLVLAAGAPGTAAFRGAQAADPAVAGLAYVNGCVNPVIYLAMGRGLGRVRRSWRALLRGVLSDDPTSAAGDGRGRSVATAEEQSEGTAV